In Theobroma cacao cultivar B97-61/B2 chromosome 7, Criollo_cocoa_genome_V2, whole genome shotgun sequence, the genomic window tgtatttttatttacacACAGACATTTGCTTATGTTGATAAATGGCTCCTTCATGCATGCATATTTGGCATATTGATTCTAGAATTGCCAGGTTATGTTAATCAGACCAAGGACATTCTATTGATTGGCTTTGGCTTAATCTGGTTTTGCTTCACGTATTCTAGTTCCAATTGATTTGTTGGCATGACTTGTTTGATACTGTCATTGCAGGATCTTTAATTACATGTGTTAATGACATCAAACTTGTATTTACACGGATATCATCAGCAAAGGAAACTGCACATGGATGTTTTGCTGACAGCAAGAGGTCACTTGTCGGTCTGATGGAACCAGCTATTGAGtttattatgaaatgcatATTCAATGATGCATCTCTGGTTAGTAATAGGGTTTCATGTGGCAATAATACTTTTCCCAAAGCATCTGCTTGTCTAggttttaatttcattttcatcaataaaaCTTACGCAGCAAATATCGTCACTGGcagttgtttttgttttattaatgtCTAATAGAAGGCGTTCTGAACTAGTAAAAGTCAAAAGTTATTGAGCAGAACAGTGGAATGCTGATTTTGGATGTATGAAACTTGTCtatgaaatttttgataattGCTTCAAATTTACTGTTCTTGTTGCTATTAATTAGTGGCAATGTTAATCTATTCTGAATAGTTGCTGTTCCATGAATTAATTCTTCTTTACACTGATTTTACGATGTTTGCATTCTTTTGAAAGAGGCAGGTTGGCCAAGTACTTGTAGAGCTTGGACTAGGAAGAAGTCAGGAGGAACTGTTTGGTGGTTCTCCGTGTGTCTCAATTGTTCTTCATCACTTACTGAAGGAACTTCCAACTGATGTTGTCAGCTCTCATGCTGTGGATATCCTTCATCTTATTAAGTGCAGCAATGATTACTCCTATGATCAGGTAATTTTCTTATGATGAGGAGACTTGTGCCATAAGCCTTTGCATTTATTTTAGAGCAAACAGTTCTCTTTGTTGCCATCCTTCACTTTACTCTTTCCTCCTTTTTTGTTGTCTTAGATATGTAATATATGAATCTTTGCTGATAATCTTGCTTGTTGGAGCAGTGTTTGAATTACAGGTTGCTTGGACTCAGGCTGTGTGAACAGATCTCTGAGATTGGCACTGTTGATGCTGTTGTCAATGAAGTTATGCAGGTATATTCTGTTTCCTCACTCGatgtttgtaatttgttttacttgttattttacaattcttgtatcttcctttattttcataaactagTCTTAAATTTTTCTAACGTAGATTTTTACCTTTCTATTTCTCTATATCAAACACCTTTTGCCAATAAACCATGCATTTAGTATTgattatgtttattttcttggtgtATTTGTTTTTCACTGTAAAATGCATTGTCAGGTGGTTTCTCAATATGGGCTTGATGAGTACCTGAAGGTTGTGGAAGCTTATCTCGATATTCTTCTTCAAAATCAGATGGTAAGTCTGGAGGTGCTCTTTGCATATTTATGTTATTGATAGGCAGCATTTTCTTAGGCATTGTTTTTTAAGGCTTATTAAACTGTAAGTCCTTTTAGTGCTGATTTCCTTGGGAACTTCTTCCTGTGTGCTCCAAAATGGATTGGTTCTTTAATTGTGCCCTTTTCCTTATCAGTAATATCCTTCTCTCTTTGTGGCACAGATGAAGAAAGTTGGAACGGTTTTGTGTCAAATGGCCGCAAAAGTTCTCAGCACATTAAGAATTTAAAGAGAATTTTCCAATGCTGTACTTCCTAGAAAAATATGAatcttcatttcatttttctgtTGCATCATTCAAAGTTAAGGGAAAAGTAGATGGGTATGCATTGGAATATGAGTTACGTGCAAAAAAGTTCCAACTCTGGCAAGATAATCAAAAGGGGAATGTAATGACCAATTTCACTTTTCATGATAGATGTAAATCATCAGTTGTAGCAGAACCATATTAAAAACACTTCATATAAGTCGTGTGTGACTTGGACTTGTATTATATGTGCTTGTCTATAtcgtttcttttcttgttttaaacAGTTTTATATTTGGCATTCAGTTGTTATAATATATGTATTCTCTCCCAATCCATTGATTATGCTAGGATGGCCAACTAAAGACTATTTTGGAAGGGATTTTAAAGTTAGCATGTGGTAAAGTAATTGCTGAAGATGAACTAGCAGGCTTGCAATCCATCTTGGTGAAGcttctttctcattttaaGGACTTGGAAAATGTGTTTTCTTTGGTAATCTTCTGAACAGATTTCTACATTAGATATTCTTCAACCTTGGCTTGTTCCCCTTCCCCTTCCCTTCCATCAGCCTCCCTTAATACTTTAGTTTTACGTTTGTGTAGCATAACTTGGCTCAATTAGAGAACTATATTATCACATCACTAATGGAAGAGTGGCTGCAATTTGTTATTTTGTAGAACCATTTTCTTCAGATCTTAGATTTGATGCATGGGAGCTCTCGTAGCATTGTCAGTATGCATATACTTGATATGGCTACAAGGTATGGTTTGTCTTCTGATCCTAATTAATGTAGTTAAGCCCTTGTCTTTTTGTTACTGTTTATTACTGTCATGGGCTATCCCTCACTTGCCTTGATGCCATCGTAATCTGTGGCCAGTCAATGCCGGCATAAGACTATTGGACTGGTTTTCACCTGCTATTGACTTGTAACATAATATCTTAGTGAAAACCAAGGTAGCCAAACATGTGTGCCTGAGCACTTACctgaatatttttgtttgttatttTGAGTTGCTGAGCGCGTGCAATGGCTACATTGTGTGTTAAAAATAGCATCAGCACTCAGCACAGGGTCATATGTACATGAAGTAACTTGAGCTTTCTATTTTGCCAGAATGCAAAGCTTTTGAAATATCATCTTTATTTCACAGGTATTAACAATCGTAATTTCTCTCATAATGTGACATTCAAAGCAGTCCAATGGCATAAAATTCAAGAAACCTGGTTATGAAGACTGGCATTCATATGCTTTATAACAATTAGGTGGCTCCGTGGTATACCTAGGTGTGACCCACAGGCTGCATTGGTTTAGGTTTGAAGTTCAAAGCAGTCCAATGGCATAACATAAGTTTGTCAGTATGGGGGTTGTATAAACTTTGAAGTTTCATGAGTGTGTAGGTGTTATGGTAGTTTTTAACAACTAAACAAGATTTTGAAAACCTCATTAATGAGTATCTTCTGTTGATATCTGTTAACTTGCTTGTAGTTTGTGATCTGtattcattttccttttctttattgGTGAACCATATTTGTATTGTGTCTGAAAAATTAGTCTCTCATCCAGATTGAGTTGTATTTATGCTTGTTTTGTTTGGCAGGAATGGTTATGTACGTGATCCAACAACCATACAGCtactttttgaaatttcactGGCTCTACATGATGATACTGATCTTGCAAACATGAAAAATGACGATACTCAACAGCAAGCACGGCTAATTTCCCTTTTTGTCCGTATGGTGAGTCTTTGGTTTTTTTACCTGTTACATTCTTGTAGGTTGTTGGTTACTCTTGACTATTAATGTGATTTTTTGACATTGTCATTGCTCTACTTTTAGGTAGACCACGGGGCAGAGTATGAAGGACATTTAGCGTTTCTTGTGGAATGTCGTGGGGCCTTTGGCAGCATAATTGAACTTAAGGTATACAGTTATATTTCTATTTCtgatttgattttgttaaTCATTTGAGTAACAGAGGTAATGTGTGGTCGAAGGATTCATGGTGAATCTGTTTGTTCATCCAAACTCACTTATCTGGATAATATGGCACATGAGATTGACAAGTAGTTGTAGCAGCAGTCAGCTCATTTTAAACAACTTGATGGAAGAATATTAAAGAATGAAAACTGTTGCACTGGTTTTCCTCAGACGGGGAGCTAGAATGTTGTCATGGCACTGGCTGTGATTCTTGCGTTTAATGTGTAGAAATAGTTACTACTTGTTCATGtatttgttaaaatattattccATTATTTCACTAGTAAAGCAGATTCTTATTGATTTTGAGAAACTTCTCTTGGGCTTTATTCAGCATTTGATTTTCCACTAATTCTTGCAGGAATTTCTTGTTCACTCTAGTAATTGTTTAGCTACCAAAGCTCTGAAAGATGGGAAAACGCATCTTAGTTTTGTAAAGTCTTGCATAGCATTTAGTGAAGTCACAATTCCTTCTATTTTGGGTCATATCAAGCAATTACATCTTTATCTTGAGACTGCTGAGGTAATGTTTCCTTTCTctaataaaatatgtaatagTCAACTTAACTATGAATCTGAGCTCATTCATATGGCTGTATATTAGGTTGCATTGTTAGGTGGTTTAGTTTCTCATTGTGATGGACTGATAGATTCAGCAATCAGCTGTTTACAGAGTTTTGATTGGATGGAAGGTAATTTTTTAGCATTCTTTCGATCTGACTtgctgattttgtgccttttcTCTTTAGGAAAAGAAATTATCTTCTTTCTCATTTAGATCACTTCTAGTTACTAGTTTTTTCGCTTTTGATGTAgtaatcatttgaaatttatGCAATTCATTAGTGATGTTGTATTTCCGCTTTAATAGGCTCTCGAGTGGCAGTGGATTCTGATAGGATTCTCTCCTTCATTCGGAAATTATGCAGCCTCTTGGTTATGGTTCCAGGTCATTCATTGATTTATTGTTTACTGAACATTCTATTAATATTACTAATTTCAACTAAAATATTACTTTAGTAAATGGATTTTGTCTgattatttttacttatttagGTAATCCTGAAGTAGGCATTTTGCATATTCCGAAGAGCATATTGTCACTCATTCATTCCCAGTCGTGGTAAGCCCTTCCATTACTTCTTAAATGCTAAAAAATTTTCTGACAAACAAATGTTCTTTTCAGtattatttgttcttttatctAATGTTCTTAGGCATTTTGTAGGTCACCAAGAATGAAGGCAAGAATATTCTGTGCAATAGTTTCTTTATCAGCTACACTTTCTCAAGGGAGGCTCCCATATCATGCAGTTCATCCGGAGGTCCCTCGActtatcttttatttaaagggtttcagtttttcaaaattcccTAACGTCAAAACCTTTTTATGATTCAGTCAGAATAAACAAAATAGTTGTCAAATTGATTTCTAATAAgactataatttttcttttttttgcaGATTCTGGGCAATGATTTGTTATTCTTTGGTGATTCATCTTACGTTCATGAACTTCTCTCATTGACTGAGTCTGTCCTTCAAAACCTTGTCGGTGTCATTGAACAAGAGCCTTCCCAGGTAAAtatgtttttgaaaaattactgGTTTTTAATACATtgaccttttttttctcttttccatgGCTGACTTGTTATGCTGGAAGGCTGCCCGGGGAAGCATGTCACTCGAAGCTTGCAACTGCATAGCATCATCTTTCAAGGTAGGTTCCTCTACCCTAATCTTAGCTTGACCTTGTAGAAATCAAAGGAAATTCTTATTTCGCCTTCAATGTTGGTGTATGCAAGGCATGATACACTacttcatgttttcttttaatttgcaGCTAAACGAACATGTATTGCCCATCTGCTCGAAACTGATAGAAACTGCGAAATTGTGTTTGAGTCCTAATGACAAGTATCTCATGTCCACCATCAGTTTTCTGGACAAGAACTTGCCTATTGCAGCTGTCTCACCGGCTATTGCCATCTAATATGAAAAGGTGTTCATCGAAGGGATAGCAATAATGGCTACCTTTTAATCGGGTATTCACAAGTATCCGACTCAATTCTATAAGGTTCAAATATCCTATATTCGGGTTTGAAACGGGTACTGGTAAATAGCTTCAGGAAATACTCTTTGCATTCTCTGATTGTTAGATTCAGAACAGttcttcaaagaaaaattgttGTATGGTTTATAGCTCGGTCATGTTTCTTAATGTTAACTCTCGCTCTTACAATTTGGACTCCTTTTTTAGtgactaaaaatgaaataaagatttatatttgatgtattgttaatatatatacatatatattatttaatcaattcaaaatgttatataaaataaatattttaaaaattatgaatatttatttttaatgatttttgaatttttaaatccatttattaattataattgcataaataatcaaatattagtAACAATAAACTTTTCCaacattcaaaaaataatatatttttcacttatttttaaattaaagaaaattgcaatgaattatttatcttaaatcttgtgttattaatttttatattcaaacacttattttttctttttgaaagtAAAAggcaaataaagaaaattttaatttctttgttttaaaaaaagaaaaaggaaaaaaactcCAAGGACAAAAGTAATATATACAACAAATATAAGGGTTTTATTGCAAAATATTAACAAGCTTCTTCTTTAACCTTTGCGTTTTGGGctaaaacaagaaagaagCAAAACCCTTCTGCAGAAGCAAGATCCCTAATCTCTCTTCCTCTCTTCCCTTCTCTAAATCCAACGGTCCAGAACAAATTTCTATCGGGATTTCCGATGGATCTAGATGTCGTGGGCCGCCACGCTCTGCTCTTCGACGATGACGCCATGGCCTCGTTTGTCAACTCCGCGGCGGCTCTCGTCGACTGGAACTCGCTCTCCATCGATCGATACGACGTACGCCACCTCCTCTCCGGACCTCCTCCGCCACGAAAGAAACGGCGCCATCCTTCCCCTCCGACGCAAACCGCGGATGATAACTTGGAGTCCGAGCTCGATCGCGAACGTTACCTCGATTTGCCTCCTTCCTCTCCCTCGCCGTCCGATCAGCAAGGTGAGAAACGATACAAAGTTAcctcttttttaaaaaaatttaagttacTATTTAATCTATGCAATAATTTCATCGCTTCTACTTTTAATTATCAATATGAACTCTAATTCTGcaatttttatgagatttatttttttcctatttttggTAATTAAAAAGtgtattattgttattatggCAATCATTGGGCTTcgtttgaataataaaaattaaaaatttaacctTTTCTGGTACTTTATAGCTGTCTGCTCATTTTTAACCTAAAGCAATAACGCAAAAGCACGTTAATAGGAGTGGCAACGAAACGAGCCTTAACTTATGTtagattacattttatttatctttagtTACCTAAGGATGTtagtaaaaaggaaaagagccTTATATTACTGTTGTTGTAAATTATGAGCAGAGTGGAATCTTTGCTTGTTTAGTTCTTTGACTTGTCACTATTGAGGATATTGTGCTTGAACATTGTTGGAAAATATCTCTAACGAAACAGATGAGCTTGAATCTTTAGATTGAGAGCTTGTTTTAACAAAATGGGGACATCTTTAGAACCATATGCGTTAAGTTACTCTGCTAGAGGAACTAATGTGGCTTTCTTGTTTATGTTGTTGAAAGCTGACTTAATTGGCTATAGGGTTCTAAGCCTAAATAGATGCTTAATGAGGGTTGTAAGCTGACTTAATGTTGTTGCTTTCCCATTGCATGAATCGTTAGGCTTTGTCAATTTGCTATTGTCTCTGtttgcatttttcttttggaaaaattttgtattttttttatctgttGTTTCTTTTGAAGACAGTATTGTGCTGAGTAATGGGTGATTCACTTTCTAGTTTGCATGAacattatatattttgtacTGCTTTTCCAAGTTTGCAGGAAGGAATCTAGTTTGCAACAGTTTCGTGTTTCAGAGAGACAAGTAAGAATGATACTACCTTACTCTAGCGTATCCTAACTTTGTGTTTGCTGTTGATACTGTTTGCTATGTGTTTCTAAAACCATAATTGTGTAATGGCTGTACATAGAAATGATTTTGATTCTGGTTTATTTTGCTTCCAGATGGAGATAATGATGAGGAATGTGCGACTGCTGGTGGAGTCTATAATGCTGTTCCCTTTTCATATGGAAACACTGGTGATTTCAATGAGCAAAA contains:
- the LOC18593463 gene encoding UPF0505 protein C16orf62 homolog isoform X1 encodes the protein MEFKPRNYVAEAQSHALRRTGADLHPLSSPSPRSILRQADDHVESSNSEEFFDPLRAPNSKASAVIVDGQDLESISSGNEDSIQVQMKEWTSFKRFLMQRFPVSKMISVSSMSNTIVRSGKAYEKSSTSMHLEELDDIEKSSEEGAKAITRQEYVSRLHELKDEINRAWHAEDRVTSLKLSIKVARLLMDTSVSNFYPTLFVLATDVLDMLGDMVWERIRQKAEFAEDGTKLCSLPGSENFGASDVCVDAKETCYNWFCKVGSIRELLPRIYLELAILPCWRFLIEQPAESLQRLVMMTRGLADPLASAYCRLYIAYRALKFPMYDTGSLITCVNDIKLVFTRISSAKETAHGCFADSKRSLVGLMEPAIEFIMKCIFNDASLRQVGQVLVELGLGRSQEELFGGSPCVSIVLHHLLKELPTDVVSSHAVDILHLIKCSNDYSYDQCLNYRLLGLRLCEQISEIGTVDAVVNEVMQVVSQYGLDEYLKVVEAYLDILLQNQMDGQLKTILEGILKLACGKVIAEDELAGLQSILVKLLSHFKDLENVFSLNHFLQILDLMHGSSRSIVSMHILDMATRNGYVRDPTTIQLLFEISLALHDDTDLANMKNDDTQQQARLISLFVRMVDHGAEYEGHLAFLVECRGAFGSIIELKEFLVHSSNCLATKALKDGKTHLSFVKSCIAFSEVTIPSILGHIKQLHLYLETAEVALLGGLVSHCDGLIDSAISCLQSFDWMEGSRVAVDSDRILSFIRKLCSLLVMVPGNPEVGILHIPKSILSLIHSQSWSPRMKARIFCAIVSLSATLSQGRLPYHAVHPEILGNDLLFFGDSSYVHELLSLTESVLQNLVGVIEQEPSQAARGSMSLEACNCIASSFKLNEHVLPICSKLIETAKLCLSPNDKYLMSTISFLDKNLPIAAVSPAIAI
- the LOC18593463 gene encoding UPF0505 protein C16orf62 homolog isoform X4, with the protein product MEFKPRNYVAEAQSHALRRTGADLHPLSSPSPRSILRQADDHVESSNSEEFFDPLRAPNSKASAVIVDGQDLESISSGNEDSIQVQMKEWTSFKRFLMQRFPVSKMISVSSMSNTIVRSGKAYEKSSTSMHLEELDDIEKSSEEGAKAITRQEYVSRLHELKDEINRAWHAEDRVTSLKLSIKVARLLMDTSVSNFYPTLFVLATDVLDMLGDMVWERIRQKAEFAEDGTKLCSLPGSENFGASDVCVDAKETCYNWFCKVGSIRELLPRIYLELAILPCWRFLIEQPAESLQRLVMMTRGLADPLASAYCRLYIAYRALKFPMYDTGSLITCVNDIKLVFTRISSAKETAHGCFADSKRSLVGLMEPAIEFIMKCIFNDASLVGQVLVELGLGRSQEELFGGSPCVSIVLHHLLKELPTDVVSSHAVDILHLIKCSNDYSYDQCLNYRLLGLRLCEQISEIGTVDAVVNEVMQVVSQYGLDEYLKVVEAYLDILLQNQMDGQLKTILEGILKLACGKVIAEDELAGLQSILVKLLSHFKDLENVFSLNHFLQILDLMHGSSRSIVSMHILDMATRNGYVRDPTTIQLLFEISLALHDDTDLANMKNDDTQQQARLISLFVRMVDHGAEYEGHLAFLVECRGAFGSIIELKEFLVHSSNCLATKALKDGKTHLSFVKSCIAFSEVTIPSILGHIKQLHLYLETAEVALLGGLVSHCDGLIDSAISCLQSFDWMEGSRVAVDSDRILSFIRKLCSLLVMVPGNPEVGILHIPKSILSLIHSQSWSPRMKARIFCAIVSLSATLSQGRLPYHAVHPEILGNDLLFFGDSSYVHELLSLTESVLQNLVGVIEQEPSQAARGSMSLEACNCIASSFKLNEHVLPICSKLIETAKLCLSPNDKYLMSTISFLDKNLPIAAVSPAIAI
- the LOC18593463 gene encoding UPF0505 protein C16orf62 homolog isoform X2; this encodes MEFKPRNYVAEAQSHALRRTGADLHPLSSPSPRSILRQADDHVESSNSEEFFDPLRAPNSKASAVIVDGQDLESISSGNEDSIQVQMKEWTSFKRFLMQRFPVSKMISVSSMSNTIVRSGKAYEKSSTSMHLEELDDIEKSSEEGAKAITRQEYVSRLHELKDEINRAWHAEDRVTSLKLSIKVARLLMDTSVSNFYPTLFVLATDVLDMLGDMVWERIRQKAEFAEDGTKLCSLPAENFGASDVCVDAKETCYNWFCKVGSIRELLPRIYLELAILPCWRFLIEQPAESLQRLVMMTRGLADPLASAYCRLYIAYRALKFPMYDTGSLITCVNDIKLVFTRISSAKETAHGCFADSKRSLVGLMEPAIEFIMKCIFNDASLRQVGQVLVELGLGRSQEELFGGSPCVSIVLHHLLKELPTDVVSSHAVDILHLIKCSNDYSYDQCLNYRLLGLRLCEQISEIGTVDAVVNEVMQVVSQYGLDEYLKVVEAYLDILLQNQMDGQLKTILEGILKLACGKVIAEDELAGLQSILVKLLSHFKDLENVFSLNHFLQILDLMHGSSRSIVSMHILDMATRNGYVRDPTTIQLLFEISLALHDDTDLANMKNDDTQQQARLISLFVRMVDHGAEYEGHLAFLVECRGAFGSIIELKEFLVHSSNCLATKALKDGKTHLSFVKSCIAFSEVTIPSILGHIKQLHLYLETAEVALLGGLVSHCDGLIDSAISCLQSFDWMEGSRVAVDSDRILSFIRKLCSLLVMVPGNPEVGILHIPKSILSLIHSQSWSPRMKARIFCAIVSLSATLSQGRLPYHAVHPEILGNDLLFFGDSSYVHELLSLTESVLQNLVGVIEQEPSQAARGSMSLEACNCIASSFKLNEHVLPICSKLIETAKLCLSPNDKYLMSTISFLDKNLPIAAVSPAIAI
- the LOC18593463 gene encoding UPF0505 protein C16orf62 homolog isoform X3, whose amino-acid sequence is MEFKPRNYVAEAQSHALRRTGADLHPLSSPSPRSILRQADDHVESSNSEEFFDPLRAPNSKASAVIVDGQDLESISSGNEDSIQVQMKEWTSFKRFLMQRFPVSKMISVSSMSNTIVRSGKAYEKSSTSMHLEELDDIEKSSEEGAKAITRQEYVSRLHELKDEINRAWHAEDRVTSLKLSIKVARLLMDTSVSNFYPTLFVLATDVLDMLGDMVWERIRQKAEFAEDGTKLCSLPENFGASDVCVDAKETCYNWFCKVGSIRELLPRIYLELAILPCWRFLIEQPAESLQRLVMMTRGLADPLASAYCRLYIAYRALKFPMYDTGSLITCVNDIKLVFTRISSAKETAHGCFADSKRSLVGLMEPAIEFIMKCIFNDASLRQVGQVLVELGLGRSQEELFGGSPCVSIVLHHLLKELPTDVVSSHAVDILHLIKCSNDYSYDQCLNYRLLGLRLCEQISEIGTVDAVVNEVMQVVSQYGLDEYLKVVEAYLDILLQNQMDGQLKTILEGILKLACGKVIAEDELAGLQSILVKLLSHFKDLENVFSLNHFLQILDLMHGSSRSIVSMHILDMATRNGYVRDPTTIQLLFEISLALHDDTDLANMKNDDTQQQARLISLFVRMVDHGAEYEGHLAFLVECRGAFGSIIELKEFLVHSSNCLATKALKDGKTHLSFVKSCIAFSEVTIPSILGHIKQLHLYLETAEVALLGGLVSHCDGLIDSAISCLQSFDWMEGSRVAVDSDRILSFIRKLCSLLVMVPGNPEVGILHIPKSILSLIHSQSWSPRMKARIFCAIVSLSATLSQGRLPYHAVHPEILGNDLLFFGDSSYVHELLSLTESVLQNLVGVIEQEPSQAARGSMSLEACNCIASSFKLNEHVLPICSKLIETAKLCLSPNDKYLMSTISFLDKNLPIAAVSPAIAI